A region of the Blattabacterium cuenoti genome:
ACCTTTTGTCTTTTGGAATAGATTTTATATGGAGAAAAAAAGTAATAGAACTACTAACTAAATTTAGTACAAAAAACATCAAAAAAGTATTGGATATAGCTACAGGGACCGGAGATTTGGCACTATTGATAGCTAAAAAATTTCACAAAACTTATGTTATTGGGTTGGATCCTTCTACAGAAATGCTAAAAATAGCCAGAAATAAAATAAAAAATAATTTTTTGAAAAAAAGAATTCAATTTGTTCAAGGATATTCACAAAATATGCCTTTCGAAAACGCTATTTTTGACGTGGTTACCATCTCCTTTGGAGTAAGAAATTTTCAGAATTTTCATCTTTCTTTTCAAGAAATATATAGAATTCTTAAACCAATGGGAATTTTGGAAATATTAGAGTTTTCTAAACCATCGAATCCTTATATAAAAAAATTTTATCATTTTTATTCTCATTCTATTCTTCCCAGAATAGGAAATTTTTTATCAAAAAATAATTTTGCTTACAATTACTTACA
Encoded here:
- the ubiE gene encoding bifunctional demethylmenaquinone methyltransferase/2-methoxy-6-polyprenyl-1,4-benzoquinol methylase UbiE, giving the protein MNKYPFSSKEEELTKMFDNISSKYDFLNHLLSFGIDFIWRKKVIELLTKFSTKNIKKVLDIATGTGDLALLIAKKFHKTYVIGLDPSTEMLKIARNKIKNNFLKKRIQFVQGYSQNMPFENAIFDVVTISFGVRNFQNFHLSFQEIYRILKPMGILEILEFSKPSNPYIKKFYHFYSHSILPRIGNFLSKNNFAYNYLQESIKSFSYCGNKMKKFLKDSGFHPIHSQKLTFGIVSIYLSKKII